The following coding sequences are from one Ooceraea biroi isolate clonal line C1 chromosome 5, Obir_v5.4, whole genome shotgun sequence window:
- the LOC105280967 gene encoding CCR4-NOT transcription complex subunit 3 codes for MAATRKLQGEIDRCLKKVTEGVETFEDIWQKVHNATNSNQKEKYEADLKKEIKKLQRLRDQIKSWIASGEIKDKSTLLDYRKLIETQMERFKVVERETKTKAYSKEGLGAAQKLDPAQKEKDEVTNWLANSIDALNLQMDTFESEIESLQAGKKKRIDKDKQDRVDELKAKLDKHRYHIRKLETLLRMLDNMSVEVNTIKRIKDDVEYYIESSQDPDFEENEYIYDDIIGLDEVELSGVGIPSSATTDSNNSNETGGTPTSTNSCTSPIPSPSLSSTMHNHSSDSSTDNDKKTKPVKPTAVRPLLNTQASIPTTGSTATIKSNMLSSSTPSKTIPMTPSHSSPSSTSNHIATTNAGNFATVAASHSNSQAIHSTSNKTSTHNSENSLLSSSSTSSVTSNVPQTVTQQHNNNPAPAQTTHVLHNQQNQNHNSEPEITTPIPPSSSPQSSVSSRSSPLPTNSCSPAPSTANGLIPKLPDGSMSSLKSIAQQVIVRAGLEIPPSEPNRNIFDSAKTNNNNNTNATSEAHIPPLLGVAPLGPVPLQKEHQLQFQMMEAAYYHMPHPSDSERLRSYLPRNTCTTPPYYQQVQLPHSDTVEFFQRLSTETLFFIFYYMEGSKGQYLAAKALKKQSWRFHTKYMMWFQRHEEPKVINEEYEQGTYIYFDYEKWGQRKKEGFTFEYKYLEDRDLN; via the exons ATGGCTGCGACAAGGAAGTTGCAAG GTGAAATAGATCGGTGCCTTAAAAAAGTAACGGAGGGTGTGGAAACCTTTGAAGATATTTGGCAAAAAGTTCATAATGCCACGAATAGCAATCAGAAAGAGAAGTACGAGGCTGATCTCAAAAAGGAAATCAAGAAACTTCAAAGGTTACGCGATCAAATTAAGAGCTGGATCGCGTCGggtgaaataaaagataagagTACGCTTCTCGACTATCGAAAGCTAATTGAGACT CAAATGGAAAGATTTAAAGTGGTggaaagagaaacgaaaacAAAAGCTTATTCTAAGGAAGGTTTAGGTGCAGCTCAGAAATTAGACCCAGCTCAGAAGGAGAAAGACGAGGTTACTAATTGGCTTGCCAATTCTATAGACGCTCTTAATCTCCAG atgGACACGTTTGAGTCGGAAATAGAATCCTTACAAGcggggaagaagaagaggatagACAAAGATAAGCAAGACAGAGTAGACGAATTGAAAGCGAAACTCGACAAACATCGCTATCATATCCGTAAATTGGAAACGTTATTGCGTATGCTTGACAATATGTCTGTGGAAGTTAATACT ATTAAGAGGATAAAAGATGATGTTGAGTATTATATTGAATCTTCGCAAGATCCAGATTTTGAGGAAAACGAGTATATTTATGATGACATTATTGGCCTCGATGAAGTTGAGTTGTCCGGGGTCGGCATTCCCTCGTCGGCGACAACGGATAGCAACAATAGCAACGAAACTGGGGGTACGCCGACCTCGACTAATTCCTGTACTTCACCAATACCGTCGCCCTCACTGAGTTCCACTATGCATAATCACTCGAGCGACAGCTCGACGGATAATGACAAGAAAACAAAG CCTGTGAAACCAACAGCAGTCAGGCCGCTGCTGAATACGCAAGCGAGCATTCCAACTACGGGAAGCACTGCCACCATAAAATCGAACATGTTGTCGAGCAGCACTCCAAGCAAAACCATTCCCATGACGCCTAGCCACAGCTCGCCTAGTTCTACGAGCAATCATATCGCCACGACTAACGCTGGCAACTTCGCCACTGTAGCTGCCTCGCACAGCAACTCGCAAGCCATCCATTCTACCTCCAACAAAACATCCA CTCACAACAGCGAAAACAGTCTCCTGTCGTCATCGTCTACGTCCAGCGTTACATCGAATGTACCGCAAACGGTCACGCAGCAGCACAACAACAATCCAGCGCCAGCACAGACGACACACGTATTACATAATCAACAGAACCAGAATCACAACAGCGAACCGGAAATCACGACGCCGATACCGCCATCATCATCGCCGCAGTCCTCGGTCAGCAGTAGATCTTCGCCTCTGCCCACAAACTCCTGCTCGCCAGCACCGTCCACTGCCAATGGTCTCATCCCTAAGCTTCCCGACGGGAGCATGTCCTCTCTGAAATCCATTGCCCAACAAGTAATTGTCCGAGCAGGTCTGGAGATACCGCCTTCCGAGCCGAACAGAAACATCTTCGACAGCGCCAAGACGAACAATAACAACAACACCAATGCCACATCGGAAGCACACATTCCCCCGTTGCTTGGCGTCGCGCCCCTAGGGCCCGTACCGTTGCAGAAGGAACATCAGCTGCAATTCCAAATGATGGAAGCCGCTTACTATCACATGCCGCATCCGTCTGACTCGGAAAGACTGCGCTCGTATCTGCCGAGAAACACGTGCACTACGCCACCCTACTATCAGCAG GTGCAACTTCCCCATTCGGATACAGTGGAGTTCTTCCAACGCCTTTCTACGGAgactttattctttatattttattatatggaAGGGTCCAAGGGACAATATTTGGCAGCTAAAGCATTGAAAAAACAAAGCTGGAGGTTTCACACCAAGTACATGATGTGGTTCCAGAGGCACGAAGAACCGAAAGTTATTAACGAGGAATACGAGCAA GGAACGTACATCTATTTTGACTATGAAAAATGGgggcaaagaaaaaaagaagggtTTACTTTCGAGTACAAGTACTTAGAGGACAGAGACCTGAATTAA